CACGCTCACCAACGCCCACGGCCTGAAGGCCACCATCACCAACTACGGCGGCATCGTGACCAGTCTGCACGTGCCCGACAAGGCCGGCCGGCTCGGCGACATCGTGCTGGGCTTCGACAACGTAAGCGGCTACCAGAGCCCGGAGTACCAGAAATCCGGCCCCTACTTCGGGGCCCTGATTGGCCGCTACGGCAACCGCATTGCCAAAGGCCAGTTCACCCTCGATGGCAAAGAGTACACCCTGGCCAAAAATAATGGCGAAAACACCCTACATGGCGGTACCAAGGGCTTCGACAAGGTGATATGGCAGGCCAAGCCGGGTTCATCGGCCGAGGGGCAGACGCTTACCCTCGCCTACCGCAGTAAGGACGGGGAGGAAGGCTACCCCGGCAACCTAGACGTGACAGTGGTCTACACCCTGACCAACAACGACGCGCTTAAGATTGATTATACCGCCACCACCGATAAAGCCACGCCCGTCAACCTGACCAACCACGCCTACTTCAACCTGAGTGGGAGCAAGGACGTGCTCGGCCACCAGGTTACTATTCCGGCCAATACGTACACGGTGGTCGATGCAGGTTTGATTCCGACCGGGGAGCTGCGGCCGGTGAAAGGCACCCCCTTTGACTTTACCACTGCCCACACCATTGGGGAGCGAATAGCCCAGGTGCCCGGCGGCTACGACCACAACTGGGTGCTTACTGAAACGGCCGGACTGCACGCGGCGGCTACCGTGCTTGAGCCCACTACGGGCCGCACGATGACGGTCACGACCACCGAGCCCGGCCTGCAGTTCTACACCGGCAACTTCCTCGACGGCAGCCTGAAAGGGAAGGGTGGTACGGTCTACGGCAAGCACGCGGGCTTCTGTATGGAAACCCAGCACTTCCCCGACTCGCCCAACCAGCCCAAATTTCCCAGCACCACCCTGCAGCCCGGCCAGACGCTGCGCTCTACCACCGTTTACGCCTTTGGGCGGTAAGGACGCAGCACACTCGCCCGGTCCTTGTTTTGTTCGGGCCATCGGCTCGGCGCTCGATTTCCTTAGGCTCGGGTTGGCTACACTTGTCCGAAATCAGTCAACCTAGAAACGAGCGGATTGGTAGAATATCTACCTCATTTCAGGGCCTGGCGGGCACAGGGCGCGTCTTAAAACTTCATCCATTTAACGCCGGGCGCTAATAAGGCGCTCCTACTATGCAAACCTCCGACTCTTACGTTATTGGCATCGACTACGGCACCGACTCCGTGCGGGCCCTGCTGGTGAATGCCCGCACCGGTGCCGAAGTAGCCCAGGCCGTGCACCCCTACGCCCGCTGGAAAGAGCAGCGCTACTGCAACGCGGCCAAAAACCAGTTTCGCCAACACCCCCTCGACCACATCGAAGGTCTGGAAGCCACCGTCCGCCAAGTGGCCAGCAAGGTGCCCGCCGAGCAGATTGTGGGCCTAGCCGTGGATACCACCGGCTCGACGCCCGGCCCGGTGAATGAGCAGGGGGTGGCCCTGGCGTTGCTGCCCCAATTCGCCGAAAACCCCAACGCCATGTTCGTGCTCTGGAAAGACCACACGGCCCTGGCCGAGGCGGCCGAAATTAACCAGAAGGCCCGCTCCTGGGGCGGCGACGACTACACCAAGTTCGAGGGTGGCATCTATTCCTCGGAGTGGTTTTGGGCCAAGATCATGCACGTGACCCGCCAGGACGAAGCTGTGGCCCAGGCCGCCTACTCCTGGATGGAGCACTGCGACTGGCTGACCCTGCTGCTCACCGGCGCCGATTTGCACACCTTCAAGCGCAGCCGCTGCGCCGCCGGTCACAAGGCCATGTGGCACCACAGCTGGGGCGGCCTGCCCATGGAGCACTTCATCGTGGAGCTCGAACCCAAGCTGACCCTGTTGCGCGGCCATTTGTACCAGGACACGTTTACGGCCGACGAAGTAGCGGGCCACCTTTCCGAGGAGTGGGCCACCCGCCTGGGCCTGACCACCAAAACCGTGGTAGCCGTGGGTACTTTCGACGCTCATGCCGGGGCCGTGGCCGGCGAAATCGAGGCCTACTCGATGGTAAAAGTAATGGGCACCAGCACCTGCGACATCGTGGTGGCGCCCATGGACGAAGTAGGGGAGAAGCTCGTGCCCGGTATCTGCGGGCAGGTGGATGGCTCGGTGATTCCCGGTATGCTGGGCCTCGAAGCCGGGCAGTCGGCGGTGGGTGATTTGCTGGCGTGGTTCCGGCAGGTAATCGAGTGGCCCTTGCAGACCATGCTGGCTTCTTCCAAAGTGCTGAGCGCCGAACAACAAGCGGCTCTGCGCCAGGAAATGAGCGACAACATGATGGTGGAACTCAACAAGGCCGCCGCGGCCGTCGACCCCGACGAGTCACAGGTGCTGGCCCTGGACTGGGTGAACGGCCGCCGCACGCCCGACGCCAACCAGGCCCTGAAAGGCGCCATCATGAACCTGACGATGGGCACCTCGGCCCCCCACATTTTCCGGGCCCTGGTCGAGTCCATCTGCTACGGCTCCAAGCAAATCGTGGAGCGCTTCGAGCAGGAAGGCATTCCAATCAAGCAGGTAATCGGGCTGGGCGGCGTGGCCAAGAAGTCGGCCTTTATGATGCAGACTCTGGCTGACGTGCTCAACCGCCCCATTAAAGTAGCCGAATCGGACCAGGCGCCGGCCCTGGGTGCGGCCATGTACGCGGCCGTCGCCGCCGGTATTCATCCCGACGTGGTTTCGGCGCAAAAGGCTATGGGCAACGGCTTTGCGGAGAGCTACCAGCCCAACC
Above is a genomic segment from Hymenobacter cellulosivorans containing:
- a CDS encoding aldose epimerase family protein, with the translated sequence MTNTKNTTGRLLGGLVAVTGLLALAACNQTSSPEQGASSPSASEPAQNQTTAAVPTSASFGKTTDGTEVQLYTLTNAHGLKATITNYGGIVTSLHVPDKAGRLGDIVLGFDNVSGYQSPEYQKSGPYFGALIGRYGNRIAKGQFTLDGKEYTLAKNNGENTLHGGTKGFDKVIWQAKPGSSAEGQTLTLAYRSKDGEEGYPGNLDVTVVYTLTNNDALKIDYTATTDKATPVNLTNHAYFNLSGSKDVLGHQVTIPANTYTVVDAGLIPTGELRPVKGTPFDFTTAHTIGERIAQVPGGYDHNWVLTETAGLHAAATVLEPTTGRTMTVTTTEPGLQFYTGNFLDGSLKGKGGTVYGKHAGFCMETQHFPDSPNQPKFPSTTLQPGQTLRSTTVYAFGR
- a CDS encoding ribulokinase, producing MQTSDSYVIGIDYGTDSVRALLVNARTGAEVAQAVHPYARWKEQRYCNAAKNQFRQHPLDHIEGLEATVRQVASKVPAEQIVGLAVDTTGSTPGPVNEQGVALALLPQFAENPNAMFVLWKDHTALAEAAEINQKARSWGGDDYTKFEGGIYSSEWFWAKIMHVTRQDEAVAQAAYSWMEHCDWLTLLLTGADLHTFKRSRCAAGHKAMWHHSWGGLPMEHFIVELEPKLTLLRGHLYQDTFTADEVAGHLSEEWATRLGLTTKTVVAVGTFDAHAGAVAGEIEAYSMVKVMGTSTCDIVVAPMDEVGEKLVPGICGQVDGSVIPGMLGLEAGQSAVGDLLAWFRQVIEWPLQTMLASSKVLSAEQQAALRQEMSDNMMVELNKAAAAVDPDESQVLALDWVNGRRTPDANQALKGAIMNLTMGTSAPHIFRALVESICYGSKQIVERFEQEGIPIKQVIGLGGVAKKSAFMMQTLADVLNRPIKVAESDQAPALGAAMYAAVAAGIHPDVVSAQKAMGNGFAESYQPNPARVADYQRRYEQYQAFGQYVEHATLGEPAETSILV